A section of the Streptomyces sp. 6-11-2 genome encodes:
- a CDS encoding SDR family oxidoreductase yields MHVALTGATGFLGLRLLRRLLDTHRSVTVLAHAGSGDALHRITRFFALTGEPEAFVAGLPGRLRVVETELERPGLGLSGRAFQELADGLGAIWHSAGSINLEGELPELRRTNVEGTRHVLELAAAGRARPVVHHVSTAFVAGSRREGVAYEDELDDAYGFENAYERSKYEAEVLVHAWSREHRRPVVVLRPSILVTDLPPHPDLPSHPLQVIERILRDARRTAGPGSPDHDGAESAGPRSAGPGGRPRIRLVGHRHGHLNLMPVEHAAEVMVRLAGLTPSGGVDTYHVVHDRDVPVPTIVTLLERLVRLSIDLVATKPDDPSALEALVDFYPGLTAYLTHRRRFDDTRVRALFGSSAASGRVDLDHLWSGLALRDPVTAGPSPTPTAAFPSARYA; encoded by the coding sequence ATGCACGTCGCCCTCACCGGCGCCACCGGATTCCTCGGACTGCGCCTGCTGCGCCGCCTGCTCGACACACACCGGTCGGTGACGGTCCTGGCCCACGCGGGGTCGGGCGACGCGCTGCACCGCATCACCCGGTTCTTCGCGCTGACCGGCGAACCCGAGGCGTTCGTCGCCGGACTCCCCGGCCGGCTGCGGGTGGTGGAGACCGAGTTGGAGCGGCCCGGGCTGGGCCTGTCCGGGCGCGCGTTCCAGGAGTTGGCCGACGGTCTCGGCGCGATCTGGCACAGCGCGGGCAGCATCAACCTTGAGGGTGAGCTACCCGAGTTGCGCCGGACCAACGTCGAAGGGACCCGCCACGTACTGGAGTTGGCCGCCGCCGGACGCGCGAGACCCGTGGTCCACCACGTGAGTACCGCGTTCGTGGCCGGGAGTCGGCGCGAGGGGGTGGCGTACGAGGACGAGCTGGACGACGCGTACGGCTTCGAGAACGCCTATGAACGCTCCAAGTACGAGGCGGAGGTGTTGGTCCACGCGTGGTCGCGGGAGCACCGCCGTCCGGTCGTGGTGCTGCGGCCGAGCATCCTGGTCACGGACCTGCCGCCGCACCCGGACCTGCCCTCGCACCCGCTTCAGGTCATCGAGCGGATCCTGCGCGACGCGCGACGCACCGCCGGTCCCGGCAGCCCGGATCACGACGGCGCCGAGTCCGCGGGCCCCCGCAGCGCCGGCCCTGGCGGCCGTCCCCGCATCCGGTTGGTGGGTCATCGCCACGGTCATCTGAACCTGATGCCGGTGGAGCACGCGGCCGAGGTCATGGTGCGGCTGGCCGGCCTGACGCCCTCGGGCGGAGTCGACACGTACCACGTCGTCCATGACCGCGACGTGCCCGTGCCGACGATCGTGACCCTGCTGGAACGGCTGGTCCGGTTGTCGATCGACCTGGTCGCCACGAAGCCGGACGACCCGTCGGCGCTGGAGGCGCTGGTGGACTTCTACCCGGGTCTGACGGCCTACCTGACCCACCGACGGCGCTTCGACGACACCCGGGTCCGGGCCCTGTTCGGGTCGTCGGCAGCCTCCGGCCGGGTGGACCTCGACCACCTGTGGTCCGGACTGGCCCTAAGGGACCCGGTTACCGCCGGTCCATCGCCCACGCCCACCGCCGCCTTCCCGTCCGCCCGGTACGCCTGA
- a CDS encoding PfaD family polyunsaturated fatty acid/polyketide biosynthesis protein: MPVLSAPDAPTASSPVFSLEEIAARARRIREPVHIVGGPSGRELGLATGPVPDGPVLGTLPPLYPEWLGGRTFCEAHGVRFPYVAGEMANGISTTRMVSAMARAEMLGFFGAGGLAYTEVERAVHALAQELRSRPNWGVNLIHSPAEPALEFRVAELLSHRGVPRISASAFMELTPAVVLCSARGLRRGADGGIVRRTRMLAKVSRPEVAERFLSPAPAALLDRLVADGRLTPEEAGLAARVPVAEDITVEADSGGHTDNRPLSALLPRIVLLRDALCRRFGYPRPVRIGAAGGLGTPAAVAAAFALGASYVVVGSVNQTAVEAGLSDEAKAMLCEADVADVAMAPAADMFELGVTLQVLSRGTMFARRADRLHAAYRAHGSLEEIPPTVRATLERDVLRASFDEVWQRTRAFWERRDPSEITRAEADPRHRMALVFRWYLGSSSRWAITGETARRADYQIWCGPAMGAFNRWVAGTFLADPANRSVVQIALNLLEGAAVLTRAHQLRTYGVPLPSEALAYTPCGLA; this comes from the coding sequence GTGCCCGTCCTCTCCGCCCCCGACGCCCCCACCGCGTCCTCACCGGTCTTCTCCCTGGAGGAGATCGCCGCCCGTGCCCGACGGATCCGGGAACCCGTGCACATCGTCGGCGGGCCGAGCGGCCGTGAGCTGGGCCTCGCGACCGGCCCCGTACCCGACGGCCCGGTGCTCGGTACGCTGCCGCCGCTGTACCCCGAGTGGCTCGGCGGGCGCACGTTCTGCGAGGCGCACGGCGTCCGTTTCCCCTATGTGGCCGGGGAAATGGCGAACGGCATCTCGACCACCCGGATGGTCTCCGCGATGGCGCGGGCGGAGATGCTCGGGTTCTTCGGCGCCGGCGGCCTGGCGTACACCGAGGTGGAGCGGGCCGTGCACGCGCTGGCCCAGGAGCTGCGGTCCCGGCCGAACTGGGGCGTGAACCTCATCCACTCACCGGCCGAACCCGCGCTGGAGTTCCGCGTCGCCGAGCTGCTGTCGCACCGCGGTGTGCCCCGCATCTCGGCGTCGGCGTTCATGGAACTGACCCCGGCCGTCGTGCTGTGCTCGGCCCGGGGACTGCGCCGCGGCGCCGACGGCGGGATCGTCCGGCGCACGCGGATGCTCGCCAAGGTCTCCCGGCCCGAGGTGGCCGAGAGGTTCCTCTCCCCCGCCCCGGCGGCGCTGCTGGACCGGCTCGTCGCCGACGGGAGGCTCACCCCGGAGGAGGCCGGTCTGGCGGCCCGGGTTCCGGTGGCCGAGGACATCACCGTGGAGGCCGACAGCGGAGGCCACACCGACAACCGGCCGCTGTCGGCCCTGCTGCCGCGGATCGTCCTGCTGCGCGACGCGCTGTGCCGGCGGTTCGGCTACCCCCGGCCGGTCAGGATCGGCGCGGCCGGCGGGCTGGGCACGCCGGCCGCGGTGGCCGCCGCCTTCGCCCTCGGCGCGTCCTACGTGGTCGTCGGATCGGTGAACCAGACGGCCGTCGAGGCGGGCCTGTCCGACGAGGCCAAGGCGATGCTCTGCGAGGCGGATGTCGCCGACGTGGCCATGGCGCCGGCGGCGGACATGTTCGAACTCGGGGTCACGCTGCAAGTGCTGTCCCGGGGGACGATGTTCGCGCGGCGGGCCGACAGGCTCCACGCGGCGTACCGGGCGCACGGTTCGCTGGAGGAGATCCCTCCCACGGTGCGCGCCACGCTCGAACGGGACGTGCTGCGCGCCTCGTTCGACGAGGTCTGGCAGCGCACGCGCGCGTTCTGGGAGCGGCGCGACCCCTCGGAGATCACGCGTGCGGAGGCCGATCCCAGGCACCGTATGGCGCTGGTCTTCCGCTGGTACCTGGGCAGTTCCAGCCGGTGGGCGATCACCGGCGAGACGGCCCGGCGTGCCGACTACCAGATCTGGTGCGGACCGGCGATGGGCGCGTTCAACCGCTGGGTCGCGGGCACGTTCCTGGCCGACCCGGCGAACCGGTCCGTGGTGCAGATCGCGCTCAACCTGCTCGAAGGCGCCGCGGTGCTCACCCGCGCTCATCAACTGCGCACCTACGGAGTCCCGTTGCCGTCCGAGGCGCTCGCCTACACCCCGTGCGGGCTGGCATGA
- a CDS encoding wax ester/triacylglycerol synthase domain-containing protein, with the protein MPESVEPAQSVPCPSRPTHTVDRAFLSMERRHPDVRWDAGGVAYLSGPPPSLADLRAYVGFRLGRLPLLTSRVEGGPRRPRWRPDADFSIDRHVHEVVAEGPEGWDAALHTALNASFTPGTYWGVWLVHGHAPDEYALCYRFHHACQDGSAAAMTFRAMLGEGEASARPVPGKGRLTGLPRRVGTAVGLAAKFVAGSLAVRGHRPAVPFVPTGERRLWRGRVPADALRRIGAARGGSAHDAHLAALGGALSAWSAKSGVRLPRVTALLPVDARRPDEEQTWGNRCFALPLELPVRTAAERGTRPQDGDAPLRRLEHVMATTRKLRGEAWRQAIQDLVCHMPDRPTEWYLRRMLSPRVTQVMATSMPVADKGSLGNTQVTGVALLPLLVPGHLFGVGLSFFGSWAEVAFVSDRALPLGERLPELWEQAVGELEGAVAPE; encoded by the coding sequence ATGCCCGAATCCGTTGAGCCGGCCCAGTCCGTTCCCTGCCCCAGCCGCCCCACCCACACGGTCGACCGGGCCTTCCTCAGCATGGAACGCCGCCACCCCGACGTCCGCTGGGACGCCGGCGGCGTCGCGTATCTGAGCGGTCCGCCCCCGAGCCTGGCGGACCTCCGCGCCTACGTGGGCTTCCGCCTGGGGCGGCTGCCCCTGCTCACGAGCCGGGTCGAGGGCGGCCCACGGCGCCCCCGGTGGCGGCCGGACGCCGACTTCAGCATCGACCGGCACGTCCACGAGGTCGTCGCGGAGGGCCCCGAGGGGTGGGACGCCGCCCTGCACACCGCGCTCAACGCGTCCTTCACGCCCGGCACTTACTGGGGAGTCTGGCTGGTCCACGGCCACGCGCCCGACGAGTACGCCCTGTGCTACCGCTTCCACCACGCCTGCCAGGACGGTTCGGCCGCCGCCATGACGTTCCGCGCCATGCTGGGCGAGGGGGAGGCCTCGGCCCGCCCGGTGCCGGGGAAGGGCCGCCTGACCGGTCTGCCCCGGCGGGTGGGCACGGCCGTCGGGCTGGCCGCGAAGTTCGTGGCCGGCTCCCTCGCGGTCCGCGGTCACCGTCCGGCCGTCCCCTTCGTTCCCACGGGAGAGCGGCGGTTGTGGCGGGGCCGAGTCCCGGCGGACGCCCTCCGCCGGATCGGCGCGGCACGTGGCGGATCGGCCCATGACGCCCATCTGGCCGCGCTCGGGGGGGCGTTGTCGGCCTGGTCGGCCAAGTCCGGTGTACGGCTTCCCCGGGTGACGGCGCTGCTGCCCGTGGACGCACGCCGTCCGGACGAGGAACAGACCTGGGGCAACCGCTGTTTCGCGCTGCCGCTGGAGCTGCCCGTACGGACCGCCGCGGAACGCGGCACAAGGCCTCAGGACGGCGACGCGCCCCTGCGGCGGCTGGAGCACGTCATGGCGACGACCCGGAAACTGCGGGGGGAGGCCTGGCGGCAGGCGATTCAGGACCTGGTGTGCCACATGCCGGACCGCCCGACCGAGTGGTACCTGCGAAGGATGCTCTCCCCGCGCGTCACCCAGGTCATGGCCACGTCCATGCCGGTCGCCGACAAGGGCAGCCTGGGGAACACCCAGGTGACGGGGGTCGCCCTGCTCCCCCTGCTCGTGCCCGGACATCTCTTCGGAGTGGGCCTGTCGTTCTTCGGCAGCTGGGCCGAGGTGGCCTTCGTGTCCGACCGCGCCCTTCCGCTCGGGGAGCGGCTTCCGGAACTGTGGGAGCAGGCCGTCGGTGAGCTGGAGGGGGCCGTGGCCCCGGAGTGA
- a CDS encoding type I polyketide synthase codes for MSGPGAPRASAAAVQLRGDTVSASTVPASTPGQVPVAVVGVGALVPGATDAAGYWRIVTGGRDLITEVPASRWLVADHYDPDPAAPDKTYARRGAFLPEVDFDPLAYGVPPANLTATDTSQLLALMVADQVLTDAGGLPGLDRDRVGVVLGAAALELLPHMYGRAQRPVWLKALRESGLAEAEARAVCDRITAHFSPWQESTFPGLLGNVVAGRIANRFDLHGINHTTDAACASSLAALSTAVGELALGRADLVISGGVDTGNDIGMFLCFSKTPALSRTGDCRPFSDAADGTLLGEAVVMYALKRLSDAERDGDRIHAVIRGIGTSSDGRSTAIYAPLPDGQARALRRAYEQAGYGPQTVELVEAHGTGTKAGDAAELTALREVFEASGHTDGQWCALGSVKSQIGHTKCAAGAAGLLKAVMALHHKVLPPTIKVDRPIPAAAAPDGPFYVNTETRPWVRPAGHPRRASVSSFGFGGSNFHVTLEEYVPSGTPARVPPRHRSAPSELVLFSGASPSDLVPPEADGDRPLAVLARESQRAFSPTDPVRLAVVATGAEDLREKCAQALTLIRQRPGAAFSTPNGVRYAFGGPAPGRLAFLFPGQGSQYVGMGADLAMLSPAAQAVWDRLGGTRFDGRPLHRVVFPPPAFTDEERKAQAARLAATEWAQPALAVHALALLDVLGGLGLRPDCVAGHSFGELVALHGAGVLDADALVGLARRRGELMRDAAVVPGAMLAVAADREHVVSVLAADDFGDIWPANHNSPRQVVLSGTTEAVARAEKRFAAEGVGTRRLSTSTAFHSPLVAPAGEPLAAFLRTVPLTEPRIEVYGNADAAPYPSSPDEVRRRIAGHLASPVLFQDQIEAMYAAGVRTFVEVGAGTALTGLVGQILGDREHAAVPLDRPDRSGVTTLHTALGELAVRGVPFDFDPLWAPYASPGTSVKERAPRMTVKISGANYGQLYPPRTEAAEPPAPPAPAPAPAPAPAPAPAPAPAPVSEHPHPHPVPMSDIPAVPMSAYTPAPAHAPESAASGTAPVQDPEPAYDAVAAYSAEPGAALGAEWYAAVESVQRQTAEAHAACQRMLTDSHVAFLRMAETTLAAMLGVRSVGGGLDAPAPAAPLPLPRPSAPRQVPAPVTPVPVAAGVPEAMPARVPADPGEAFSPAPVAAEHRAPAAVPVNPPSPATDAAPLSAPALEELLLSVVARLTGYPAEMLNVDMELEADLGVDSIKRVEILSAVRRSVGDVATGDVGELGKLRTLREIVEALTAGGRPPAAPAPDSPAVTGSPAETPAAVPEIPAMRTGSGQETALTRLVQRAVESPASGLATAGLLDGPLVVTDGGPEGSAITALVARKLVEHGVDATAVAEVPEGARRVVHLGGLTGGGAPDDAREVHRSVFRAARTVAAPAAACTTAAQAAAQEGLFVTVQDTGGDFGLGGHAPDRAWLGGVAGLTRTAAKEWPGVSVKAVDCERGGRSDEEVAEAIVRELLDGGPDPEVGLRADGTRTTLRAVPAPVMPGGIRRITSESVIVATGGARGVTAAALLDLARTHRPRIVLLGRTAPVPEPEGLASAADEPTLTRLLAERSTDDAADSSPARIAARAREILAAREVRATLAALEEAGSPVRYVQVDVRDGDAVAAALRDVRDAWGPVTGIVHGAGVLADKLIADKTDEQVELVMSTKVDGLRALLAATADDPLDVICLFSSVAAVSGNAGQSDYAMANEILGQVASAEQARRPGCLVRCVAWGPWRGGMVTPALVGHFSRSGVPLIPLEQGAAAFTAELGGPAGEARVVLVAGDDPAALSPAGDPRPTQLLVRADSLPQLADHAIAGVPVLPVAMVLNWFAGAATAWLPDAGPLVLRDLRVYKKCALPELAGTGHLLTVHGSRGAAGSPSGLEAVLRGDSGMAHFRAVLDTGVEAPDPVAWGGPDGLKPLDRAELYDGECLFHGPRFRSVRSLNGVSEHGAEAAVAGVRALDWPGEHWPLDPAAVDGALQLALVWAQEALGAATLPMAVAECRVHRRGPVDGTVRCVLRGRKVHSTGARCDVALIDSDGAVRLELLGVELVRRPS; via the coding sequence ATGAGCGGCCCCGGCGCCCCGCGGGCGTCAGCAGCAGCCGTCCAGCTCCGAGGAGATACCGTGTCCGCCTCCACCGTGCCCGCCTCCACCCCCGGGCAGGTGCCCGTCGCCGTGGTCGGTGTCGGCGCCCTGGTGCCCGGCGCGACGGACGCGGCCGGCTACTGGCGGATCGTGACCGGGGGCCGGGACCTGATCACCGAAGTTCCCGCCTCCCGCTGGCTGGTGGCGGACCACTACGACCCGGACCCGGCCGCCCCCGACAAGACGTACGCCCGCCGGGGCGCCTTCCTGCCGGAGGTGGACTTCGACCCGTTGGCGTACGGTGTGCCACCCGCCAACCTGACGGCGACGGACACCTCCCAACTGCTCGCCCTGATGGTCGCCGACCAGGTGCTGACCGACGCCGGTGGTCTGCCGGGCCTGGACCGGGACCGCGTTGGCGTCGTCCTCGGCGCGGCCGCCCTGGAACTGCTCCCGCACATGTACGGCCGCGCCCAACGCCCCGTGTGGCTGAAGGCGTTGCGGGAGAGCGGCCTCGCCGAGGCCGAGGCGCGAGCCGTGTGCGACCGCATCACGGCGCACTTCAGCCCATGGCAGGAGTCGACCTTCCCGGGCCTGCTCGGCAATGTGGTCGCGGGCCGGATCGCCAACCGGTTCGACCTGCACGGCATCAACCACACCACCGACGCCGCCTGTGCCAGCTCCCTGGCGGCCCTTTCCACGGCGGTCGGTGAACTGGCGCTCGGGCGGGCCGACCTGGTGATCAGCGGAGGCGTGGACACCGGGAACGACATCGGCATGTTCCTGTGCTTCTCCAAGACGCCCGCGCTCTCCCGCACCGGTGACTGCCGTCCGTTCTCGGACGCGGCGGACGGCACCCTGCTCGGCGAGGCGGTCGTCATGTACGCACTGAAGCGGCTGTCCGACGCGGAGCGGGACGGAGACCGGATCCACGCGGTGATCCGGGGCATCGGCACCTCGTCCGACGGCAGGAGTACGGCGATCTACGCGCCGCTTCCCGACGGTCAGGCACGGGCTCTGCGCCGCGCGTACGAGCAGGCGGGCTACGGTCCGCAGACCGTGGAGCTGGTCGAGGCGCACGGGACCGGTACGAAGGCCGGGGACGCCGCCGAACTGACCGCCCTGCGCGAGGTGTTCGAGGCGTCGGGGCATACGGACGGGCAGTGGTGCGCGCTCGGCTCGGTCAAGTCGCAGATCGGGCACACCAAGTGCGCGGCGGGTGCGGCGGGGTTGCTCAAGGCGGTCATGGCCCTGCACCACAAGGTGCTGCCGCCGACCATCAAGGTCGACCGGCCGATCCCGGCGGCCGCAGCCCCGGACGGCCCGTTCTACGTCAACACCGAGACCCGGCCGTGGGTACGGCCCGCCGGTCATCCGCGCCGGGCGTCGGTGTCGAGCTTCGGCTTCGGGGGCAGCAACTTCCACGTCACGCTGGAGGAGTACGTGCCCTCGGGCACCCCGGCCCGGGTGCCGCCGCGCCATCGCTCCGCGCCGAGCGAACTCGTCCTGTTCAGCGGTGCGTCACCGTCCGACCTGGTGCCTCCGGAGGCGGACGGCGATCGTCCGCTGGCCGTGCTCGCCCGGGAGAGCCAGCGCGCGTTCTCGCCCACCGACCCGGTGCGACTGGCCGTCGTCGCCACCGGCGCCGAGGATCTGCGGGAGAAGTGCGCGCAGGCGCTCACGCTGATCCGGCAGCGGCCCGGCGCGGCGTTCTCGACACCGAACGGCGTCCGGTACGCCTTCGGGGGCCCGGCGCCCGGCCGGCTCGCCTTCCTGTTCCCCGGGCAGGGATCCCAGTACGTCGGGATGGGCGCCGACCTCGCGATGCTGTCGCCGGCCGCCCAGGCCGTGTGGGACCGGCTGGGCGGCACCCGGTTCGACGGGCGGCCCCTCCACCGGGTGGTGTTCCCGCCGCCCGCCTTCACCGACGAGGAACGCAAGGCACAGGCGGCGCGTCTGGCCGCCACCGAGTGGGCGCAGCCCGCGCTCGCGGTGCACGCGCTCGCGCTGCTGGACGTACTGGGAGGTCTGGGGCTGCGACCGGACTGCGTCGCGGGCCACAGTTTCGGTGAGCTGGTGGCGCTGCACGGCGCCGGCGTCCTGGACGCCGACGCGCTGGTCGGTCTGGCCCGCAGGCGCGGTGAACTGATGCGGGACGCCGCCGTCGTACCGGGCGCGATGCTGGCCGTGGCGGCGGACCGCGAGCACGTGGTGTCGGTGCTGGCCGCCGACGACTTCGGCGACATCTGGCCGGCGAACCACAACTCGCCGCGCCAGGTGGTGCTTTCGGGTACGACGGAGGCTGTCGCGCGCGCGGAGAAGAGGTTCGCGGCCGAGGGTGTCGGCACACGCCGGCTGAGCACGTCGACCGCGTTCCACAGCCCGCTGGTCGCCCCGGCCGGTGAGCCGCTCGCCGCGTTCCTGCGCACGGTCCCGCTCACGGAGCCCCGGATCGAGGTGTACGGCAACGCGGACGCGGCCCCGTACCCGTCATCGCCCGACGAGGTACGCCGCCGGATCGCCGGCCATCTGGCCTCACCGGTGCTCTTCCAGGACCAGATCGAGGCGATGTACGCGGCGGGAGTGCGGACCTTCGTCGAGGTCGGCGCGGGAACCGCGCTGACCGGCCTGGTCGGACAGATCCTCGGTGACCGCGAGCACGCGGCCGTCCCCCTGGACCGGCCGGACCGGTCCGGCGTCACCACCTTGCACACCGCCCTCGGCGAACTCGCCGTACGCGGTGTCCCTTTCGACTTCGATCCCCTCTGGGCGCCGTACGCCTCGCCTGGAACCTCAGTGAAGGAGCGCGCGCCCCGGATGACCGTGAAGATCAGCGGAGCCAACTACGGTCAGCTCTACCCGCCTCGCACGGAAGCCGCCGAACCGCCGGCGCCGCCTGCGCCCGCGCCTGCGCCCGCGCCTGCGCCCGCGCCTGCGCCTGCGCCTGCGCCTGCGCCTGTGTCGGAACATCCCCACCCGCATCCCGTACCCATGTCCGACATCCCGGCGGTTCCCATGTCCGCGTACACCCCCGCTCCCGCCCACGCGCCGGAGTCGGCGGCGTCCGGGACGGCACCCGTCCAGGATCCGGAGCCCGCGTACGACGCCGTCGCCGCGTACAGTGCCGAGCCCGGGGCCGCCCTGGGCGCCGAGTGGTACGCCGCGGTGGAGAGCGTCCAGCGGCAGACGGCGGAGGCCCACGCGGCCTGTCAACGCATGCTGACCGACAGCCATGTGGCCTTTCTTCGGATGGCCGAGACCACCCTGGCCGCGATGCTCGGCGTGCGGAGCGTGGGCGGTGGGCTCGACGCCCCGGCTCCCGCGGCACCGCTGCCCCTCCCCCGTCCTTCGGCGCCCCGGCAGGTTCCGGCGCCCGTGACGCCGGTCCCGGTGGCGGCCGGCGTTCCCGAGGCCATGCCCGCCCGCGTTCCCGCCGACCCCGGAGAGGCGTTCTCGCCCGCACCGGTCGCCGCCGAGCACCGGGCACCGGCCGCCGTCCCGGTGAATCCCCCGTCCCCGGCCACCGATGCCGCGCCTCTGTCGGCACCCGCACTCGAGGAACTACTGCTCTCGGTGGTGGCCCGGCTCACCGGCTACCCGGCGGAGATGCTCAACGTGGACATGGAGTTGGAGGCGGATCTGGGAGTCGACTCGATCAAGCGCGTCGAGATCCTGTCGGCCGTACGCCGGAGCGTGGGCGACGTGGCGACGGGAGACGTCGGAGAACTCGGCAAGCTCCGCACGCTGCGCGAGATCGTCGAGGCGCTCACCGCGGGCGGCCGGCCGCCCGCTGCCCCCGCGCCGGACTCCCCGGCCGTGACCGGGTCCCCCGCCGAGACGCCCGCCGCCGTCCCGGAGATCCCCGCCATGCGCACCGGCTCCGGGCAGGAGACGGCGCTGACGAGGCTGGTACAGCGCGCGGTGGAATCTCCGGCGTCCGGCCTGGCGACAGCGGGGCTCCTGGACGGGCCGCTCGTGGTGACGGACGGGGGCCCCGAGGGCTCTGCGATCACCGCCCTCGTCGCGCGGAAGCTCGTGGAGCACGGCGTGGACGCCACCGCCGTGGCGGAGGTTCCCGAGGGCGCGCGCCGTGTCGTACACCTCGGCGGGCTGACCGGGGGCGGCGCGCCGGACGATGCGCGGGAGGTCCACCGGTCGGTGTTCCGCGCGGCGCGCACGGTGGCGGCACCAGCGGCGGCGTGCACGACGGCGGCACAAGCGGCCGCACAGGAAGGGCTGTTCGTGACCGTGCAGGACACCGGAGGCGACTTCGGGCTCGGCGGGCACGCACCCGACCGCGCATGGCTGGGCGGGGTCGCCGGTCTGACCAGGACCGCGGCGAAGGAGTGGCCGGGCGTCTCGGTCAAGGCCGTCGACTGCGAGCGGGGCGGCCGGAGCGACGAGGAGGTCGCCGAGGCGATCGTGCGGGAACTGCTCGACGGCGGCCCCGACCCGGAGGTCGGTCTTCGTGCGGACGGTACCCGCACCACCCTGCGGGCGGTACCCGCGCCGGTGATGCCCGGCGGCATCCGGCGGATCACGTCGGAGTCGGTGATCGTGGCCACCGGAGGAGCCCGCGGGGTGACCGCCGCCGCGCTGCTGGACCTGGCCAGGACCCACCGTCCGCGGATCGTGCTGCTGGGCAGGACGGCACCGGTTCCCGAGCCCGAGGGGCTCGCGTCCGCCGCCGACGAGCCGACGCTCACCCGGCTGCTCGCCGAGCGCTCCACAGACGACGCTGCGGACTCCTCACCCGCCCGGATCGCGGCGCGGGCCCGGGAGATCCTGGCCGCGCGCGAGGTGCGGGCGACGCTCGCGGCGCTGGAGGAGGCGGGGTCCCCCGTCCGGTACGTCCAGGTGGACGTCCGCGACGGCGACGCCGTGGCCGCCGCGCTGCGCGACGTACGTGACGCGTGGGGGCCGGTCACCGGCATCGTGCACGGTGCTGGAGTGCTGGCCGACAAGCTGATCGCCGACAAGACCGACGAGCAGGTCGAGTTGGTGATGTCCACCAAGGTGGACGGTCTGCGCGCGCTGCTGGCCGCGACGGCGGACGATCCGCTGGACGTGATCTGCCTGTTCTCCTCGGTGGCCGCCGTGTCCGGCAACGCGGGTCAGAGCGACTACGCCATGGCCAACGAGATCCTGGGTCAGGTCGCGTCCGCCGAACAGGCCCGCCGCCCCGGCTGCCTGGTGCGGTGCGTCGCCTGGGGTCCGTGGCGCGGCGGTATGGTCACGCCCGCTCTGGTCGGGCATTTCAGCCGGTCCGGGGTTCCGCTGATCCCTCTGGAGCAGGGGGCGGCCGCGTTCACGGCCGAGCTGGGCGGCCCAGCCGGTGAGGCCCGTGTCGTCCTGGTGGCCGGGGACGATCCGGCGGCCCTGTCCCCGGCGGGCGATCCGCGTCCGACGCAGTTGCTCGTCCGGGCGGACAGCCTGCCGCAACTGGCCGACCACGCGATCGCCGGGGTTCCCGTGCTGCCGGTGGCGATGGTCCTGAACTGGTTCGCGGGGGCGGCCACCGCCTGGCTGCCGGATGCCGGCCCGCTCGTCCTGCGCGACCTGCGGGTGTACAAGAAGTGCGCCCTGCCCGAACTGGCCGGCACAGGCCACCTGCTCACCGTGCACGGCAGCCGGGGCGCGGCCGGTTCGCCGTCGGGGCTGGAGGCGGTACTGCGGGGGGACAGCGGGATGGCGCACTTCCGGGCCGTGCTGGACACCGGGGTCGAAGCGCCGGATCCGGTCGCGTGGGGCGGCCCGGACGGCCTCAAGCCGCTGGACCGCGCCGAGTTGTACGACGGGGAGTGCCTCTTCCACGGCCCCCGGTTCCGCTCCGTCCGCTCGCTGAACGGTGTTTCGGAGCACGGAGCCGAGGCGGCCGTCGCGGGCGTACGCGCCCTGGACTGGCCGGGTGAGCACTGGCCGCTCGACCCGGCCGCCGTGGACGGCGCGCTCCAACTCGCCCTGGTCTGGGCGCAGGAGGCACTCGGTGCGGCGACGCTGCCGATGGCCGTCGCGGAGTGCAGGGTGCACCGGCGCGGCCCCGTGGACGGCACCGTGCGGTGTGTGCTGCGGGGCCGGAAGGTGCACAGCACGGGGGCGCGCTGCGACGTGGCGCTGATCGACTCCGACGGAGCCGTCCGCCTGGAACTGCTCGGCGTGGAACTCGTCCGCCGCCCCTCCTGA